A single Vibrio sp. YMD68 DNA region contains:
- the rpoZ gene encoding DNA-directed RNA polymerase subunit omega — protein sequence MARVTVQDAVEKVGNRFDLVLISARRARQMQTGGKDSLVPEENDKPTVIALREIEEGLITKDVLDARERQEQQEQEAAELAAVSSIAHTR from the coding sequence ATGGCACGCGTAACTGTTCAAGATGCTGTTGAAAAAGTAGGTAATCGTTTCGACCTAGTTCTTATTTCGGCACGCCGCGCTCGTCAAATGCAGACTGGCGGTAAAGATTCATTAGTGCCAGAAGAGAATGATAAGCCAACGGTTATCGCTCTACGCGAAATCGAAGAAGGGCTTATTACTAAAGATGTTCTAGACGCACGTGAGCGCCAAGAGCAACAAGAGCAAGAAGCAGCAGAACTCGCAGCAGTAAGTAGCATCGCTCACACTCGCTAG
- the spoT gene encoding bifunctional GTP diphosphokinase/guanosine-3',5'-bis pyrophosphate 3'-pyrophosphohydrolase has product MYLFDSLKDVAQEYLTEPQIEALRQSYVVARDAHEGQTRSSGEPYIIHPVAVSRILAEMRLDIETLQAALLHDVIEDCDVTKEDLEAQFGNTVAELVDGVSKLDKLKFRDRKEAQAENFRKMVLAMVQDIRVILIKLADRTHNMRTLGALRPDKKRRIARETLEIYSPLAHRLGIHNIKTELEELGFEALYPNRYRVLREVVKAARGNRKEMIQRIHSEIEGRLEDVGINARVLGREKNLYSIYNKMKTKDQRFHTIMDIYAFRVVIDSVDTCYRVLGQVHSLYKPRPGRMKDYIAVPKANGYQSLHTSMIGPHGVPVEVQIRTDDMDQMADKGVAAHWSYKTDGDRTGTTAQVKAQRWMQSLLELQQSAGNSFEFIENVKSDLFPDEIYVFTPKGRIVELPAGATAVDFAYAVHTDVGNMCVGARVDRNPYPLSKSLKNGQTIEIISAPGARPNAAWLNYVVTSRARTKIRQVLKTMRREESVTLGRRLLNHALGDQSISDVSEDNIQQVLSDLKIPTLEDLLAAIGLGELMSIVIARRLLGDSDELTEVVTKDGKPKKKLPIRGAEGILLTFANCCHPIPDDHIIAHVSPGRGLVVHRETCPNVRGYQKEPDKYMGVEWTEDYEQEFITELTIDMQNSQGALAQLTNVISKTGSNIHGISTEERDGRLYTITMLLTTKDRVHLAGIMKKIRVMPQALRVRRKRN; this is encoded by the coding sequence TTGTATCTATTTGATAGCCTCAAAGACGTTGCCCAAGAATACCTAACAGAGCCTCAAATTGAGGCTCTGCGTCAATCTTATGTGGTAGCAAGAGACGCCCATGAAGGGCAAACCCGCTCAAGCGGTGAACCATACATCATCCACCCTGTTGCTGTGTCTCGTATCTTGGCCGAAATGCGCCTGGATATTGAAACCCTACAAGCTGCTCTCCTTCACGATGTCATTGAAGATTGTGATGTCACAAAAGAAGACTTAGAAGCGCAGTTTGGCAATACAGTTGCAGAACTCGTTGATGGTGTGTCTAAGCTGGATAAGCTTAAATTTCGAGATCGCAAAGAAGCTCAAGCTGAAAACTTCCGTAAGATGGTCCTTGCGATGGTGCAAGACATCCGCGTTATTTTAATCAAGCTTGCTGACCGTACTCACAACATGCGTACATTAGGTGCATTGCGCCCCGATAAAAAACGTCGCATCGCTCGTGAGACTCTTGAAATATACTCTCCTTTGGCGCATCGCCTCGGTATCCACAACATCAAAACAGAGCTAGAAGAGCTGGGTTTTGAAGCGCTCTACCCTAATCGCTATCGAGTCCTTCGAGAAGTGGTCAAGGCGGCGCGTGGCAACCGAAAAGAGATGATTCAGCGCATTCACAGTGAGATTGAAGGCCGCCTAGAAGACGTCGGGATTAACGCTCGAGTGCTCGGACGAGAAAAGAACCTTTATTCAATCTACAACAAGATGAAAACCAAAGATCAGCGATTCCATACCATTATGGATATTTACGCGTTCCGAGTGGTCATTGACAGTGTTGACACTTGTTATCGCGTGCTTGGTCAGGTTCATAGCTTGTATAAGCCTCGCCCAGGGCGCATGAAAGATTATATTGCGGTGCCTAAAGCGAATGGCTATCAATCGTTGCACACCTCTATGATCGGTCCTCACGGGGTTCCGGTGGAAGTCCAAATTCGTACCGACGATATGGATCAAATGGCCGACAAAGGTGTCGCAGCCCACTGGTCCTATAAAACCGATGGCGACCGCACAGGCACCACCGCGCAAGTGAAAGCTCAACGCTGGATGCAAAGCCTACTCGAACTTCAGCAAAGTGCTGGTAACTCTTTTGAGTTCATTGAAAACGTGAAATCGGATCTGTTTCCAGATGAAATTTACGTCTTCACACCAAAAGGGCGAATCGTTGAACTGCCCGCAGGGGCAACCGCTGTCGACTTTGCTTACGCGGTGCATACCGATGTAGGCAATATGTGTGTCGGTGCTCGTGTCGATAGAAACCCATACCCACTGAGCAAATCGCTTAAGAACGGGCAAACCATCGAAATCATCAGTGCACCTGGCGCGCGCCCAAATGCAGCCTGGCTGAACTATGTGGTGACCTCTCGAGCCCGCACTAAGATTCGTCAAGTACTGAAAACCATGCGCCGAGAAGAATCGGTCACATTGGGTCGTCGTCTGCTGAATCATGCGCTCGGTGATCAGTCGATTTCCGATGTCAGTGAAGACAATATTCAACAAGTGCTGAGTGACCTCAAAATCCCTACACTGGAAGATTTACTGGCCGCTATTGGTCTTGGTGAACTCATGAGTATCGTCATCGCTCGACGCTTGCTAGGCGATAGCGATGAATTGACCGAGGTGGTGACCAAAGATGGAAAACCTAAGAAGAAACTGCCAATTCGTGGTGCTGAAGGAATCCTGCTGACGTTTGCTAATTGCTGTCACCCTATTCCAGATGATCACATCATTGCGCACGTCTCTCCGGGTCGTGGCTTAGTAGTTCACCGTGAAACGTGTCCGAATGTCCGTGGTTATCAGAAAGAACCGGATAAGTACATGGGCGTTGAATGGACAGAAGATTACGAGCAAGAGTTCATTACCGAGTTAACGATTGATATGCAAAATAGCCAAGGTGCTTTAGCACAATTGACCAACGTTATCTCAAAAACAGGCTCGAATATTCACGGTATTTCAACGGAAGAGCGGGATGGGCGTTTATACACCATCACCATGCTACTAACGACAAAAGATCGGGTTCATCTTGCTGGTATCATGAAAAAAATTCGAGTGATGCCTCAAGCGCTGCGAGTGCGACGCAAGAGAAACTAG
- the gmk gene encoding guanylate kinase, whose protein sequence is MGKGTLYIVSAPSGAGKSSLISAMLETNPTYAMKVSVSHTTRGMRPGEQDGVHYHFVQKEHFEDLIGKGQFLEYAEVFGNYYGTSQVWIEENLEKGIDVFLDIDWQGARQIREKMPLARSVFILPPSNGELERRLNARGQDSDAVIAKRMAEAKAEISHYNEYDYVIINDDFDAALMDFKAIIRAERLRQDKQAAKYKGMLDALLAE, encoded by the coding sequence ATGGGCAAAGGTACTCTATATATCGTATCTGCACCTAGCGGCGCAGGAAAGTCTAGCTTGATCTCGGCGATGCTAGAAACCAATCCAACCTATGCTATGAAAGTATCGGTTTCTCATACGACTCGTGGCATGCGTCCGGGTGAGCAAGATGGCGTTCACTACCATTTCGTACAGAAAGAACACTTTGAAGATCTGATCGGCAAAGGCCAGTTTTTAGAATACGCAGAAGTATTTGGTAATTACTACGGCACTTCTCAGGTTTGGATTGAAGAAAATTTAGAAAAAGGCATTGATGTCTTTCTTGATATTGACTGGCAAGGCGCTCGTCAAATACGCGAAAAAATGCCACTGGCTCGTAGCGTTTTCATTCTACCGCCTTCAAATGGCGAGCTTGAACGTCGCTTAAATGCTCGTGGTCAAGACAGCGATGCTGTGATTGCCAAACGCATGGCAGAAGCAAAAGCAGAGATCTCTCACTACAATGAATACGACTACGTGATCATTAATGATGACTTCGATGCCGCTCTGATGGACTTCAAAGCCATTATCCGCGCCGAAAGATTGAGACAAGATAAACAAGCCGCCAAGTATAAAGGCATGCTTGACGCACTTTTGGCTGAATAG
- the rph gene encoding ribonuclease PH: MRPNDRAADQVRPIKITRNFTAYAEGSVLVEFGNTKVLCNATIEENVPRWLKGQGKGWVTAEYGMLPRATHTRTRREAASGKQGGRTMEIQRLIARSLRAVVDLKAMGEIMITVDCDVIQADGGTRTAAISGASVAMADAFQSLIESGKLKKNPMKGHVSAVSVGILGKDILCDLEYVEDSKADTDMNVVMTEDGKMIEVQGTAEGEPFSHEELMALLESASKGIREIVAAQKAALADTQAD; this comes from the coding sequence ATGCGTCCAAACGATCGCGCAGCGGACCAAGTTCGCCCAATTAAAATTACTCGTAATTTCACCGCATATGCAGAAGGTTCTGTATTGGTTGAGTTCGGTAATACGAAAGTTTTGTGTAACGCAACGATCGAAGAAAACGTTCCTCGTTGGCTAAAAGGTCAAGGTAAAGGTTGGGTAACGGCGGAATACGGTATGTTGCCACGCGCGACTCACACTCGTACACGTCGTGAAGCGGCAAGTGGTAAGCAAGGTGGTCGTACGATGGAAATCCAACGTTTGATCGCTCGTAGCCTACGTGCTGTCGTGGATTTAAAAGCGATGGGCGAAATCATGATCACGGTCGATTGTGATGTTATTCAAGCGGATGGCGGAACACGCACTGCGGCTATCTCTGGCGCGAGCGTCGCGATGGCGGATGCATTCCAATCTCTCATTGAGAGCGGCAAACTGAAAAAGAACCCAATGAAAGGGCACGTTTCAGCGGTTTCGGTAGGCATTCTGGGCAAAGACATTTTATGCGACCTTGAATATGTCGAAGATTCAAAAGCGGACACCGACATGAATGTGGTGATGACCGAAGATGGCAAGATGATCGAAGTTCAAGGCACGGCTGAGGGCGAACCGTTCAGCCATGAAGAGCTAATGGCGCTACTGGAGTCGGCGAGCAAAGGCATTCGAGAAATTGTCGCCGCACAGAAAGCCGCTTTAGCCGATACGCAGGCGGACTAG
- a CDS encoding YicC/YloC family endoribonuclease: protein MIYSMTAYARKEVKGEWGTAVWEIRSVNQRYLETYFRMPEQFRGLEPVLRERFRKRLARGKVECNLRFEANPAAKGDLSINQDLAKQVISAANQVMSLTGEESRLNPFQIMNWPGVMETPEQDMNSINKDLLVGFDEAIKEFIEARASEGANMKALIDQRLAAITEEVVKVRARMPEILEWQRERLLKKFEEANIELDGSRVEQELILLAQKSDVAEELDRLDSHVKEANAVMKKGGACGRKLDFMMQEFNRESNTLASKSISTDITASGVELKVLIEQMREQIQNIE, encoded by the coding sequence ATGATTTATAGTATGACAGCTTACGCACGTAAAGAAGTGAAAGGCGAATGGGGCACCGCTGTTTGGGAAATCCGCTCAGTAAACCAGCGTTACTTAGAAACTTACTTCCGCATGCCAGAACAGTTTCGCGGTCTAGAACCCGTACTTCGCGAGCGTTTTCGTAAGCGTTTAGCACGCGGAAAAGTAGAGTGTAATCTGCGTTTTGAAGCAAACCCTGCCGCTAAGGGCGATCTCTCCATCAACCAAGATTTAGCCAAACAAGTCATCAGCGCTGCAAATCAGGTGATGTCACTGACTGGCGAAGAAAGCCGCTTGAACCCGTTTCAAATCATGAACTGGCCCGGTGTGATGGAAACGCCAGAGCAAGACATGAACAGCATCAACAAAGACCTTTTGGTTGGATTTGACGAAGCCATTAAAGAGTTCATCGAAGCGCGTGCAAGCGAAGGCGCCAACATGAAGGCACTGATCGACCAACGCTTGGCTGCGATTACGGAAGAAGTGGTGAAAGTACGCGCTCGTATGCCTGAGATTCTAGAATGGCAACGTGAGCGTCTATTGAAAAAGTTTGAAGAAGCGAACATTGAGCTTGATGGCTCTCGCGTTGAACAGGAGCTTATTCTGTTAGCTCAGAAATCCGATGTGGCCGAAGAGCTGGATCGCTTAGATTCGCACGTAAAAGAAGCCAATGCGGTGATGAAGAAAGGCGGCGCTTGCGGCCGTAAACTTGACTTCATGATGCAAGAATTCAACCGTGAATCCAACACGCTAGCGTCTAAGTCTATCAGCACAGACATTACCGCGTCAGGCGTAGAGCTAAAAGTGCTCATCGAACAGATGCGTGAGCAGATCCAGAATATCGAATAG
- a CDS encoding NCS2 family permease, whose protein sequence is MSIDTSIKNSASDSFLESTFKITERKSTIGTELYAGFITFLAMSYILAVNPAILGDIPGMDRGAIFTATALAAALATLIMGVFGNYPVMLAPGMSMNGFFKGLLFSGSVALVWHEALFGIFLSGVLYLILSMTSLRKAMIESIPEDLKLAITVSLGLFIAFLGLKNAGIIVSNPFVLVGMGDITNPQVLIAFISIFIALGCMVRDIKLATFISFVSAIALTILADIFLGTNHAPIPDQFVTMPPSMEGSFGAIFNFSGFTAEKMFDLLFIVIIFLIVDFFDGLSTIVGVGRDAGIIDKDGKVPNARSALVADAGGTVIGSVLGTTSITAFSESGIASSQGAKTGLAAVMVAGLFLISLFLYPLFSIFSAAMVAPAMVVVGIYMIGRLGQINWEKKEARIAAFFTIMFTVLSFSPANGMAMGFISYAFTMVVAGKGKQVHPVIYALCVLFMTYLVLL, encoded by the coding sequence GTGAGCATCGATACTAGCATCAAGAATAGTGCGTCTGATTCTTTTCTTGAATCAACCTTCAAGATTACCGAAAGAAAATCCACCATTGGCACCGAGCTGTATGCCGGCTTTATTACTTTCTTGGCCATGAGTTACATCCTCGCGGTTAACCCAGCGATTCTAGGTGATATCCCTGGTATGGATCGCGGTGCCATCTTTACCGCGACCGCATTGGCGGCTGCGCTTGCAACGCTGATTATGGGCGTGTTTGGTAATTACCCTGTGATGCTGGCACCAGGGATGAGCATGAACGGCTTTTTTAAAGGGCTATTGTTCAGTGGCTCTGTCGCTTTGGTATGGCATGAAGCGCTGTTTGGTATTTTCTTATCGGGTGTGCTTTATCTTATTCTTTCGATGACCAGCTTGCGTAAAGCGATGATTGAGTCGATTCCTGAAGATCTTAAGCTGGCGATTACCGTTTCTCTTGGTCTATTCATCGCTTTTCTTGGCTTAAAGAACGCAGGCATCATTGTGTCGAATCCGTTTGTTCTTGTCGGTATGGGTGATATTACCAACCCGCAAGTGCTGATCGCCTTCATCAGTATCTTCATTGCACTAGGCTGTATGGTTCGTGATATTAAACTTGCGACGTTCATTTCGTTTGTTTCAGCGATCGCTTTAACCATTCTTGCTGATATTTTCTTGGGCACCAATCACGCGCCGATTCCAGATCAGTTTGTCACTATGCCACCAAGCATGGAAGGCAGTTTTGGTGCGATCTTTAACTTCTCAGGATTTACCGCAGAGAAGATGTTTGATCTGCTTTTCATCGTTATTATTTTCTTGATTGTCGATTTCTTTGATGGGCTAAGCACGATTGTGGGTGTTGGCCGTGATGCGGGTATTATCGATAAAGATGGCAAAGTACCGAATGCACGTTCAGCATTGGTTGCTGATGCCGGCGGCACCGTGATTGGTTCAGTATTAGGTACGACGTCTATTACCGCATTCTCTGAATCGGGTATTGCTTCTTCACAAGGCGCGAAAACAGGTTTGGCCGCGGTGATGGTTGCCGGCTTGTTCTTAATATCGCTATTTCTATACCCACTGTTCTCCATTTTCTCAGCCGCAATGGTGGCACCAGCGATGGTGGTGGTTGGTATCTACATGATTGGTCGCCTTGGCCAAATTAACTGGGAAAAGAAAGAGGCACGTATCGCTGCCTTCTTTACCATCATGTTTACGGTATTAAGCTTCTCACCAGCCAATGGTATGGCAATGGGCTTTATCAGCTACGCATTCACTATGGTGGTTGCCGGTAAAGGCAAGCAAGTCCACCCAGTTATCTATGCGCTGTGTGTATTGTTCATGACTTACTTGGTTCTATTATAA
- the pyrE gene encoding orotate phosphoribosyltransferase, translating into MKAYQREFIEFALEKEVLKFGEFTLKSGRTSPYFFNAGLFNTGRDLARLGRFYAAALADSGIEFDVLFGPAYKGIPIATTTAVALADHHDIDTPYCFNRKEAKNHGEGGNLVGSDLAGRIMLVDDVITAGTAIRESMEIIQANGADLAGVLVAIDRQEKGKGELSAIQEVERDFGCAIISIVSLTDLVTFLEEKGTDAANLEAVKAYRAQYGI; encoded by the coding sequence ATGAAAGCATATCAACGTGAATTTATTGAGTTTGCCCTAGAGAAAGAAGTATTAAAATTTGGTGAGTTTACTTTAAAGTCAGGCCGCACAAGCCCTTACTTCTTCAATGCTGGATTGTTTAATACTGGCCGCGATTTAGCGCGTCTTGGTCGCTTCTATGCCGCGGCACTGGCCGATTCTGGTATTGAATTTGATGTACTATTTGGCCCTGCTTACAAAGGCATTCCAATTGCAACCACAACGGCGGTTGCGTTAGCGGATCATCATGATATCGATACGCCATACTGCTTTAACCGTAAAGAAGCGAAAAACCATGGTGAAGGTGGCAACCTGGTTGGCAGTGATCTAGCGGGTCGTATTATGTTGGTGGATGATGTGATCACAGCCGGCACGGCGATTCGTGAATCGATGGAGATCATTCAAGCGAATGGCGCAGACTTAGCGGGTGTGTTGGTGGCGATAGACCGTCAAGAAAAAGGCAAGGGTGAGTTGTCTGCAATTCAAGAAGTTGAACGCGACTTTGGCTGTGCGATTATTTCCATCGTTAGCCTAACGGATCTAGTCACTTTCCTTGAAGAAAAAGGGACAGATGCCGCGAATCTAGAAGCGGTAAAAGCGTATCGCGCGCAGTACGGCATTTAA